ATGTTAGCAACTGGAGGAAGCGCAATAAAGGCAATTGATATTGTAAAAGAATGAGGAGTAAAACACATTAAGTTTGTTTGCTTAGTGGCTGTTGAACCAGGTATTACTAATGTTTTAACAAAACACCCTGATGTAGAAATATATGCAGCATCAAAAGATGAAAAGTTAAATGAAAATGGATACATTATTCCAGGTCTAGGAGATGCTGGAGATAGAATCTTCGGTACAAAATAAATTAGAAATTTTATTTTAAACTAACTCCTTAAAATGGAGTTTTTTTACTTTTTCATTTTCTTTTACATTTTATTTTTATAGGAGTAGAATATTAAAGAACGTAGTAGGCAAGGAGAACTACTTATATGGAATTAAAAAGTATATATAAAAATTGGTTTAAAACTAAGCCACTGTCAATTGTAATAATGATCGCATTTTTAACGGGAGTAACAATGATTTTGTTATTCGCGTTAAAAATTATTAATTATAGTTGACTAACAGGTTGAGTTTTAGGAATTACCTCGTTTTTATTTGGTATTTTTATTAGTAAAAAAGCTGTTAAGCTTTTGTTGGAAAATGAAAATCACTTTTTATTTTACTTTTTCTTTTTATTAAGATTAGGTATCTATGCTACTCCGTTATTTATTGCTTTTTTTAATAACAATGTTATTTTTGATTATTGCGGTGTTTTAATTGGTCTTAGTCCAATTCTACTATTACCTTTTATAAATCACAAAATACAAAATATAAATGTTTATTAAAAATTTTAAGGAGGGTTCAAATTGGACAATATGACTGAAGGTCTATGAGAGTTCACTACACAGTTTAGTGCAATTATCATAACCACAATTCTAATTTGTGCTATTTGTATTACTTATAACGTTAAAGTCAGAGGACAAGAAGAAGACAAAGAATTATCAGGTTTAATAGTTCTTGTTGATATGTTTATCTCATCTGTTGAAAATTTAGTTGTTTCAATAATGGGAAAAAAATATCGCAAGCTAACTCCTTATTTCTTATACATATGTTTATACATTGTAGTTGGTTCATTAGTTTCATTACTAGGTTTTGAATCACCTTCATCTTCATATACTGTTACTTTATCAATGGCTTTTGTAACATTTGTGTTAATTTATTATTTTGCGTTTAGATATCAAAAATGAGCATATCTTAAAAGATATATAAATCCAATGGAAATATTTACACAATTTACTCCATTACTGTCTATGTCTTTCCGTCTATTTGGTAACCTTTTAGGGGGATCAATTATTCTAGGTTTAGTTTATGCTTTATTCATTGGTTTTCAAAGTGGATGGGCACACGGTACTTTAGAATTTGCAGATGGACAAAAACACTGACCAACATTTGGTATGTGAAATGCAAAAGATCCATTAGGTAATTTAGCTAATGGAACTGAAGCCTGAACTCTTCAATATACGTATTGATGATCAGGTTTAAACATATTTACAAGTGCTATTACTCCATTCTTACATATGTATTTTGATATGTTTGATGCTGTTATTCAGGCAGTTGTATTTACAATGCTATCACTTTCATATTGAGCACAAGGTATGGGAGAAGAACAAGAGTTAACTTACAAAAATGAGGAAAAAAATAGTTCAAGAAAAACTCAAAAATTAAAAAGAATAGAATTACAAAATTAAAAGGAGATTTTAAAATTATGTTATTTACAGATTACATGGCAAATTTTTTAGTAGGATACTTTAGCGTATTATCAAGTGTTCTACCTTTATTAGCAGATACTACAACAGGAGATGGTCTTAAATTATTAGGGGCTGGAGTTGCTATTGTTGGTGTTGCTGGAGCTGGAATCGGACAAGGTGCAGTTGGACAAGGTGCATGTATGGCAATTGGAAGAAATCCAGAAATGGCACCAAAAATCACATCAACAATGATTATTGCAGCAGGGATTGCTGAATCAGGTGCTATTTACGCATTAGTTGTAGCAATTTTATTAATTTTCGTAGCTTAAGAATATAAAGAGAAAGAGGGTGTGTTATAAATGTTATTTTTCACACAAACAGCTGGAGTTCCAGAAATCATAACATCTTTATTTCCTAACCTGCCAAACTTTATTGCACACGTTTTAGCTACAATAGTTTTAATAGTAGTTTTATCTAAATTGATGTATAAACCTTTTAGAAAAACAATTAGAGATAGAAGAAACAAAATAAATGAATTATTAAGCGAAGCTGTGCAAAAGCAAACAGAAGCAAATATTGGTGTTAAAAAAGCTGAAGCATTATTGCAAGACGCTAAATCAGAATCTTCATTAATTATTCAAACTTCAAAAGTTGATGCTGATATTCAAAAAACTCACATCATTAATGAAGCACATAAATATGCTGATATCATTAAAAGTCAAGCAGAAAAAGATATAGCTCAAGAAAGAACAAAAGTCGAAGCAGAAATTAAAACAACAATTGTTAATGTTGCATTTGATGCTGCTGAACAAATTTTACAAAAAGAAATCAATAAAACTAAAAACAAACAAATTGTTGATGAGTTTATTGAAAACCTAAGTAAATAGTTATGGTTTTAAAAGATAATGTTATAGATAATTGAGCGAATGCTTTAACAAAAATTGCTGTAAAAGAAAACAAAGTTAAAAAAATGTTAGAACAAGCTCATGTGCTTATTGAAGTTCTTAAAGATAGAAGCGACTTTGTTAATATTCTTACTTTTAAATCAGCGCATGATGAAGAAAAACGAATAAAAATAATTGATGATACTTTTGCTCAATTCAATATTGATCAAGATATCATGAATGCTTTCAAAATACTAGTTCATATGCAAGCATTTGTTAATGCTAGAGACATTTTGAAAAAACTAAGAGGAAAACTTGTTGAATTAGACAATATGACTTATGGAGTTGTTTGATCAACTGAAGAAATTTCAGCTACTCAAATAAAAGAAATAGAAACTAAAATGTCTAAAAAAATTAATAAAGAGGTTAAGTTAGTAAATAAAATAGACCCAAAATTAATTGCAGGTATTCAAGTAGTTGTTCATAACAAAGTTTATGATGGCTCATTAAAAAGTAAACTTGATGAATTAAAATATCAAGTTTTAAAAGAAAAATAGGAGGTTTAATATAATGGCATTAAATATTAAAGAAATCTCTGAAGTAATTGAAAAACAAATAAAAAACTATGGTAAAGATATTATCGAAGCAGAGCAAGGTAGTGTTGTAACTATTGGGGATGGTGTTTCTTTAATTTATGGATTAGATAAAGCTTTAATGGGTGAATTGTTAATTTTCCCTAATGATGTTTATGGTATGGTCTTAAGTCTTGAAGAAGGAGCAGTTGGTGCTGTTATTCTTGGAGATTACAAACTTATCAAAGAAGGTGACATTGTTAAGCGTACTGGTAAAGTTGTTCAAACACCTGTTGGTGACGCAATGATCGGTAGAGTTGTTAACGCATTAGGTCAAGCAATTGATAACAATGGACCAATCAAAACTAAAAAAGCTAAACCAGTTGAAAAAATTGCAACTGGAGTTATGGCACGTAAATCAGTTAGTCAACCTCTAGAAACAGGAATTCTAGGAATAGATGCATCTATTCCAATTGGGAAAGGTCAACGTGAATTAATTATTGGTGATCGTCAAACTGGTAAAACTGCTGTAGCAATTGATACAATTATCAATCAAAAAGGTAAAAATGTTAAATGTATTTATGTATCAATAGGGCAAAAAGATTCAACGATTGCACAAGTTGTTGAAAAACTTAAAAAATTTGGTGCAATGGAATACACAACTGTTGTTAATGCAGGAGCAAGTGACTCAGCGCCTTTACAATACTTAGCACCATATACTGGTGTTACTATTGGAGAAGAATGAATGGAAAATGGGGAAGACGTTTTAATTGTTTATGATGACTTGTCTAAACATGCAGTTGCTTACCGTGAAATGTCTTTACTTCTAAGAAGACCACCGGGTCGTGAAGCTTATCCAGGAGATGTATTCTACTTACACTCTCGTCTTTTAGAAAGAGCAGCTAGAGTTAATGAAAAGTTTGGTGGTGGATCAATTACTGCGTTACCAATTATTGAAACTCAAGCAAGTGATATTTCAGCTTATATTCCAACAAACGTTATTTCTATTACTGATGGGCAAATATTCTTATCAAGTGATTTATTTATGGCAGGTATTAGACCAGCTATTAATATTGGTCCATCTGTTTCTAGGGTTGGTTCAGCAGCACAAATTAAAGCTGTTAAACAAGTTTCAGGGACTTTAAAATTAGAATTGGCACAATACTATGAATTGGAAGCATTTGCGAAATTTGGTTCAGATTTAGATGAGTCAACAAAGGCAACTTTAGATCATGGAGCAAGAATTATTCAAATGTTAGTTCAACGTCAATATACACCTTTAAGTCAAATTGATGAAGCAATAATTTTATTTGCAATTAAATCTCATTTAATTAAATGAATTCCTTTGGAAAACATTAGAGATTTTAAAGCTGAAATTATTACATACTTCAACAATGAAAAAGATGCTAAAAAAGTTAAATCAGATTTAACTAATTTGCAAGAGTGAAATGCTGAATTAGAAAATGCTGCTCAAAAAGAAATTGAAAAATTAGTTGTAAAATTCACTTCTACTTTAAAAAACTATAATCCATCAATTTTTGGTGAAGAAAAAGAATTTAAAAAATTAGGTAAGTAATGGCAAATTTAAGTAATTTAAAAACAGAAATTTCTAATACAAGAGATATAGGTAAAATAACAAATGCTATGCAATTAGTTGCCAGTGCAAAGTTACGCCGTATTGGTAAAAAAGTTACTGAAACTCAAGAGTATGTATCTGAAGTTTACTCAATTTTTAACGAAATAATTAAGCATTCAAGTGAATCAATTTATTTAAAAAATTCTACTAATGATATTAAAAAAACTTTGTGAGTAGTTGTTAACTCAAACTTAGGATTATGTGGTGGTTATAATACCAATGTTAATAAATTAGTATTAAGCAATTTCAAAAAAGAAGATCAAATTTATGCAATAGGAACTAAAGCAGTTTCAGCGTTTAATAGTAAAAAAATAAAAATTAAAAAAGAATGTACTAGTGTGGATATTGATTTCTCACCAGCACAAGCTAAACAAATAGGTAACGAATTATTAAGTTATTATTCAAGTGGAGAATTTGATGAAATTCAAATTGTTTACACAAAGTTTATTAATAACGTAACATTTGAACCAACAACATTAAGAGTTTTTCCAATTATCAAAGAGGGAAAACAAGATGCTTCAAGCAGCTACTATAGTTTTGAGCCTAGCGCTGAAGAAGTATTAAATAACGCCGTTACTTTGTATTTAAGCACTGTTATCTTTGGAACAATTGTTGAATCACAAGTTAGTGAGCAAGCAAGTAGAAGATTAGCTATGGAAAATGCAACTAATAATGGTAAAGAATTAGAATACAATTTAAGTATTCAATATAATCGTGAAAGACAAGCATCAATTACACAAGAAATATCAGAGATTGTTTCTGGTGCTAATGCTTTAATGGGATAGGAGAAAAATATGGCAGCAAAAAAAACAATAAGTAAAAATACTGTTAATTCAGCAAATGGTTTTGTATTCCAAGTATTAGGGCCAGTTGTTGATGTTAAATTTAGCGAAGAAAATATTCCTATGATCTATGATGCTTTAGTTGTAGATA
This window of the Mesoplasma chauliocola genome carries:
- a CDS encoding MG406 family protein — its product is MELKSIYKNWFKTKPLSIVIMIAFLTGVTMILLFALKIINYSWLTGWVLGITSFLFGIFISKKAVKLLLENENHFLFYFFFLLRLGIYATPLFIAFFNNNVIFDYCGVLIGLSPILLLPFINHKIQNINVY
- a CDS encoding F0F1 ATP synthase subunit A, which produces MTEGLWEFTTQFSAIIITTILICAICITYNVKVRGQEEDKELSGLIVLVDMFISSVENLVVSIMGKKYRKLTPYFLYICLYIVVGSLVSLLGFESPSSSYTVTLSMAFVTFVLIYYFAFRYQKWAYLKRYINPMEIFTQFTPLLSMSFRLFGNLLGGSIILGLVYALFIGFQSGWAHGTLEFADGQKHWPTFGMWNAKDPLGNLANGTEAWTLQYTYWWSGLNIFTSAITPFLHMYFDMFDAVIQAVVFTMLSLSYWAQGMGEEQELTYKNEEKNSSRKTQKLKRIELQN
- the atpE gene encoding ATP synthase F0 subunit C, whose protein sequence is MLFTDYMANFLVGYFSVLSSVLPLLADTTTGDGLKLLGAGVAIVGVAGAGIGQGAVGQGACMAIGRNPEMAPKITSTMIIAAGIAESGAIYALVVAILLIFVA
- the atpF gene encoding F0F1 ATP synthase subunit B, producing MLFFTQTAGVPEIITSLFPNLPNFIAHVLATIVLIVVLSKLMYKPFRKTIRDRRNKINELLSEAVQKQTEANIGVKKAEALLQDAKSESSLIIQTSKVDADIQKTHIINEAHKYADIIKSQAEKDIAQERTKVEAEIKTTIVNVAFDAAEQILQKEINKTKNKQIVDEFIENLSK
- a CDS encoding F0F1 ATP synthase subunit delta — encoded protein: MVLKDNVIDNWANALTKIAVKENKVKKMLEQAHVLIEVLKDRSDFVNILTFKSAHDEEKRIKIIDDTFAQFNIDQDIMNAFKILVHMQAFVNARDILKKLRGKLVELDNMTYGVVWSTEEISATQIKEIETKMSKKINKEVKLVNKIDPKLIAGIQVVVHNKVYDGSLKSKLDELKYQVLKEK
- the atpA gene encoding F0F1 ATP synthase subunit alpha, whose product is MALNIKEISEVIEKQIKNYGKDIIEAEQGSVVTIGDGVSLIYGLDKALMGELLIFPNDVYGMVLSLEEGAVGAVILGDYKLIKEGDIVKRTGKVVQTPVGDAMIGRVVNALGQAIDNNGPIKTKKAKPVEKIATGVMARKSVSQPLETGILGIDASIPIGKGQRELIIGDRQTGKTAVAIDTIINQKGKNVKCIYVSIGQKDSTIAQVVEKLKKFGAMEYTTVVNAGASDSAPLQYLAPYTGVTIGEEWMENGEDVLIVYDDLSKHAVAYREMSLLLRRPPGREAYPGDVFYLHSRLLERAARVNEKFGGGSITALPIIETQASDISAYIPTNVISITDGQIFLSSDLFMAGIRPAINIGPSVSRVGSAAQIKAVKQVSGTLKLELAQYYELEAFAKFGSDLDESTKATLDHGARIIQMLVQRQYTPLSQIDEAIILFAIKSHLIKWIPLENIRDFKAEIITYFNNEKDAKKVKSDLTNLQEWNAELENAAQKEIEKLVVKFTSTLKNYNPSIFGEEKEFKKLGK
- the atpG gene encoding ATP synthase F1 subunit gamma, producing MANLSNLKTEISNTRDIGKITNAMQLVASAKLRRIGKKVTETQEYVSEVYSIFNEIIKHSSESIYLKNSTNDIKKTLWVVVNSNLGLCGGYNTNVNKLVLSNFKKEDQIYAIGTKAVSAFNSKKIKIKKECTSVDIDFSPAQAKQIGNELLSYYSSGEFDEIQIVYTKFINNVTFEPTTLRVFPIIKEGKQDASSSYYSFEPSAEEVLNNAVTLYLSTVIFGTIVESQVSEQASRRLAMENATNNGKELEYNLSIQYNRERQASITQEISEIVSGANALMG